A section of the Legionella antarctica genome encodes:
- a CDS encoding IS91 family transposase, which produces MHQPKQHRGLKPHLELADIFRNYSQTYRSNHKLCSQQYKAIRAIVACRTACLGGHLSRCDKCYYESISYNSCRNRHCPKCQAMQKERWIDARTEELLPTGYFHVVFTLPHHINPLAQGTPELIYNLLFQTARDTLLQFSANPKWLGAKPSITMVLHTWGQNLEQHIHVHCIISGGGLTKNKQWNHAKRAFLFPIRALSKVFRGKYLEQLKVLLNNREVCLPNGSTNKETIQQLISLLYEKDWIVYAKPPFAGPEHVLKYLGRYTHRIAIGNQRLVAFQNNTVSFKWRDYADNSQPKIMKLNVNEFTRRYLLHVLPKGFQRLRHYGILANRYKSINLKQARIALNHPEMKPKRKEKIHDLMLRLTGIDITNCPRCGSGRLNIR; this is translated from the coding sequence ATGCACCAGCCAAAACAACATAGGGGCTTAAAACCACACTTGGAACTTGCTGATATTTTCCGCAATTATAGCCAAACCTATAGGAGTAATCATAAACTGTGCAGCCAACAGTATAAAGCGATACGGGCTATTGTTGCTTGTCGTACTGCTTGTTTAGGAGGTCATCTCTCCCGATGCGATAAATGTTACTACGAATCAATAAGTTATAATTCATGCCGTAACCGCCATTGTCCAAAATGCCAGGCAATGCAAAAGGAACGTTGGATTGATGCACGTACAGAAGAATTATTACCCACAGGATATTTTCATGTTGTTTTTACCCTACCTCACCACATTAATCCTCTTGCTCAAGGAACACCGGAACTCATTTACAATTTATTATTTCAAACGGCACGTGACACATTATTACAATTTAGTGCAAATCCCAAATGGTTAGGTGCTAAACCAAGTATTACTATGGTTCTTCATACTTGGGGACAAAACCTGGAGCAACATATCCATGTGCATTGCATTATAAGTGGTGGTGGATTAACAAAAAATAAGCAATGGAACCATGCTAAAAGAGCATTTCTTTTCCCGATTCGTGCACTATCTAAAGTTTTTAGAGGAAAATACCTGGAACAACTTAAGGTCTTATTAAACAATCGCGAAGTATGTTTACCTAATGGCTCTACTAATAAAGAAACCATTCAACAACTTATCTCATTACTGTACGAAAAGGATTGGATTGTTTATGCTAAACCTCCCTTTGCAGGACCAGAACACGTTCTGAAATACCTTGGACGCTACACCCATCGAATTGCTATTGGAAATCAGCGATTAGTCGCTTTTCAAAATAATACAGTCTCATTTAAATGGCGTGATTACGCAGACAACAGTCAACCAAAAATAATGAAATTAAACGTCAATGAATTTACTCGACGTTACCTGTTGCATGTCTTACCAAAGGGATTTCAACGCTTACGACACTATGGGATTTTAGCAAATCGTTATAAATCCATAAACCTAAAACAAGCACGAATAGCACTTAATCACCCTGAAATGAAGCCAAAGAGAAAAGAAAAAATCCATGACTTAATGCTACGACTGACAGGAATAGACATAACTAATTGTCCACGCTGTGGTTCTGGACGATTAAATATACGATAG
- a CDS encoding tyrosine-type recombinase/integrase: MSKLSNKMNNDMLLHGFSFNTRKSYITSIRRMANYYNRSPDKISNDEIEQYLLHLLKDKKFSYSTCNCLVSALKFFYEKTLGHPNTSFCIPIVKQPQKLPEVPSRQEIQQLFSVAHDVKYRVILMLAYGSGLRISEIANLKIKDIDSEQMCLKIEQGKGQKDRYTVLPPCLLIELRQYWKAYHPKTWLFSLTDGTEPITTPSIRRIWQQIKEKANLHHCGGIHGLRHAFATHMLEDGVDLYTIKQLLGHSSIRTTTRYLRLTKLRLAETPSPLDSLLLTQVPKS, from the coding sequence ATGAGTAAGTTAAGTAACAAAATGAATAATGATATGCTTTTACATGGCTTTAGTTTTAATACAAGAAAGTCATATATTACAAGTATTCGTCGTATGGCTAATTACTATAATCGATCTCCTGATAAAATAAGCAATGATGAAATTGAACAATACCTCTTACATCTTTTAAAAGATAAAAAATTCTCCTATTCAACCTGTAATTGCCTAGTGTCTGCTTTAAAATTTTTTTATGAAAAAACCTTAGGTCATCCAAACACTTCTTTTTGTATCCCTATAGTAAAACAACCACAAAAATTACCGGAGGTTCCTAGCCGTCAAGAGATTCAACAGCTTTTTTCTGTCGCTCATGACGTTAAATACCGAGTTATATTGATGTTAGCCTATGGTTCTGGTTTACGAATTAGTGAGATCGCTAATTTAAAAATTAAAGACATCGATAGCGAACAAATGTGCCTTAAAATAGAACAGGGGAAAGGCCAAAAAGATCGATACACGGTACTACCACCCTGTTTATTAATAGAGTTACGCCAATACTGGAAAGCTTATCATCCTAAAACATGGCTATTTTCTCTTACAGATGGTACTGAGCCAATTACAACGCCTTCTATTCGCCGTATATGGCAACAGATAAAGGAAAAAGCAAACCTCCACCACTGCGGAGGTATTCATGGGCTCAGGCATGCTTTTGCAACGCACATGCTAGAAGATGGGGTCGATTTATATACCATTAAACAACTTTTAGGCCATTCTTCCATCCGCACCACTACACGCTATCTTCGTTTAACCAAACTGCGTTTGGCAGAGACTCCATCACCGCTCGACTCGCTCCTTTTAACCCAAGTACCAAAATCTTAA